The DNA window ACAGCATCAGATATTCGCTTGCGCCCCGGTCGCTCGCAAGCGTCATCAGATCATGCGTCTCGAAGCGATGACGCGTCACCGGCAGCGCCGTCAGCATCGCATTGGCATAGCGCCGCGACGTCTCGGTGCGGGCGATACGATCGGCCGTTAGCGGCAGGATCGCGCCATAGAGCCACTCCGGACTGCCGGACATGAAAATGATACCCTCGGGATCGGAGACGAAGATCTTGTATTCGCCGCCGCTCCAGGAGGATTCGATCATGTCGATATCGACTTTGAAGACGATGACGCCGCGAATATCCGCGCCGACCCTGATCGGCGCCGAAAAATAGTAGCCGCGCTTCAGCGACGTGGTGCCGAGGGCGTAAAACCGCGCTTGCCTCCCTTCGATTGCTTCCTGGAAATAGGGCCGGTAGTTGAAATTCTGGCCGACGAAGCTTCCCGGTCCATCATAATTGCTCGCCGCGATGGTCTCCCCGTCCGGCTTCACCACATAGATGTCGGAGGATTTCAGAAGCCCGTTGATCTCCTTGAGATAGAGATTGGCCGCATCACGCAACGCCGTATCGTCGGGCGCGCTGACCAGTTCCTTGATATCGTCGTGATCGGCGATCAGTGCCGGCAGCGCCTCGTAGCGGTTGAGGTGGCCACTGAGTGCCGAGACGGCAAGGCGCAGCGCGGTTCCCGCCTGGGCGGAAGCCTCCTGCATATAGGCGCGCGTCGCAATCGCGCTTCCATAGGTGAAGAAGGCGAAAATGGCGAGCGGCACCAACATGAGCGCCGCGATGGCACGATATCTCGAAGACAGATCCGCTCCTCCCTTCTGCCTTCACTCCCCAGCAAGGCATGCCCGACGCCTCAGTTTAATGAGGCAAGCGAGGATTTCCAAGGGCTCGCCGAAACTTGACACTCGGCAGGGACGGATGTCCTATTGCTGCACCGCAAGGAGACCCGCTCATGAGCGACGACCAGACGCCCGCCGACAGCAAGCTCACCAACTCCAAGCGCCGCTGGGCGTCCGAGGGCAAGTTCCTGACCGGCCGCATCAGCAGGCCGGACACGGAACGCCTGCCGCCCGGCCAGCACCTCGTCAAGAACTGGCCGGTGCTCGATCTCGGGCAGCAGCCGGTCATTTCCACCGAGAGCTGGCGGCTTGAAGTGCGCGGCCTGGTCGAAACGACGCTCACCCTTGCCTGGGCCGATTTTCAGGCCATCGAGCAGAGCACCAGGGTCAGCGACATCCACTGCGTCACTACTTGGTCGCGCTACGATAACAAATGGAACGGCGTTTCGACGCGTGATCTGCTCGACCGCGCCATGCCGAATCCGGAAGCAGCCTTCGTCATGCTGACAAGTTACGACGGCTATACCACCAATCTGCCGCTTGCCGATTTCGCTGCCGAGGACGCGATCCTGGCGACCTCCTGGGAAGGCCTACCGCTGACACCGGAGCACGGTGGGCCGATGCGCCTCGTCGTGCCGCATCTTTATTTCTGGAAGAGCGCCAAGTGGCTGCGCCGCATCGAACTGCTAGCCGCTGACGAAGCCGGTTTCTGGGAAAAGAACGGCTACCACATGTATGGTGATCCGTGGCGCGAGCAGCGCTATTCCGACGACTGAGCCTTCGGCCGCAGGACGTGGCGAAGCGCAAGCACCGCGAGACCGAACAGAGCGGCCAGCCCCGTCAGTGACGCCATGCTGGCAGGATGAAGCGGCACCCTGCTCCAATTCGGCTTGACGATATTGGCGGTGTTAAAGGCCTCGCCGCTGAACTGGCAGGTGATGAAGGCAAGCCCGCGGCCCGCCATCTCGGCGTCGATGGCCGAGATGATTTCGCCCGCCGCGGCCGCCTCGCGCGGCATCTCACGCATCGCCATCAGCACGGCTTTCGTCGCCGCGAGATAGGCGTGGGCGCATTCGTTGAACGGGCTTTGCTCGTCCGTCACGCTCCCCGGCATCTGTCCCCAGAGGCAGTAGGAATACTGAATTTCCGCGTAGTTCAGGACACGCCGGAACGGTTCGTTCGTATCGGCCGCCCGTGATGCCAGCATGCTGATCTTGCTGCGATAATCCGAAATGACCGCCATTTCGCCGTGGGAAATTGCCGGAATCTCGAGGCCGGCATGGGTGCCGCCAGAGCTGCCCCCATGGGCAAGAGCACTTCCGATAAACATTGGCAACAGGCTTGCGATGAGACTGAGAAAAGCAAACCTGCCGATACGCCGCATCACCGGAGCGCCGGCCGCAGTCCGCTCTTGGCGACAAGATGCCGTTCTGCCAGCACTCCGAAAACAAGGCCGAGCGCTGCCCAAAGGATCGCGTGCATGCCAAGCGTGGTCGCGCGGAACCGCCAGAGCACCGTGGCCGAGAAATTCTCCGGCACCTCGTTGATCGGCGGCAGCAGATAGAGAACCGCGCCGATGAAGACGAGATAGGCGATGCCGGCGATGATCGCGCCGTTCCAGAGACCGAAGCGCTCGCCAAGGCGTCGCGACAGCGCGATCGCCGCAATCAGCGAGGCGAGCGAAACGACGATCATCAGGAAGAACAGTTCGGTCCTGACACCGATCGTATCGGAACTGCCGACCGCCGGCGGGTTGGCCGGATACTTGATGCCGGGAACCAGAACGACCGCCACGAAGGCGGCAAGGGCGATGACGGCCGAGGTGCCGCGGGGCGAAAGCCTGCCGAAGCGGCCGTGCACGAAAGCGAAGGTGAGCGAGAAAAGCCCGCCGACGGCGATGCAGTAGGCCATGACGCCTGTGAAAAGGCCGAGACCGGCCTGCGTGGCACGGCTGACGATTTCAGGCTCGGCAGCTTCGCCCGCCGCCTGAGCGTTAGCCTCCTCGAAGGCGATCGCCGCATCGACCAGCGGCTCGCCGACGGTATGGGCGAAGACAAAAACGAGGATACCAGCAATCAGGCCCGCGAGCATGCCGCGAAGCAGAAGGTTTCCAACCATGTCAGTATTCCCTTAGTGGCAGGGAAAGCCGAGGAGATGGCGGGCATCATGCACGAATTCGTGCACATACATGCCGTTGAACAGCGCCATCGCGCCTTCCTCGGTGCCGACGAAATAAAGAACGATCAGCATCAGCAGACCGCCGAAAATCCCCCAGGGAAGGATATCGCCGGCGGGGATCGGAGTCGGCGCAGCGACGGGCGCGAAAGTGGTGTCAGACATGTATTCCTCCGGAATGACGCGTTCAGTCGAAAGAGTGTTGTGCGGCAGGGTCTGACTTCCAGCGCGATGAGCTTTCGACACGCTGGTCACAGTGGCGCGACCGCGCCGGATTTCCACCGGCTTCCAAACCCGCAACAGCACGTTTATATCTGCACGCCGAAGAAACTGTCAACGTAACTTCACGAAGCGGCAAAGGCCGTCCCCATTCCATCCTCGGAGATCAGAACAACCGTGAATACGCGCCTCACCTGGATCTGCCACGGCGCGACGGCGGCGAACCGCAAGGCCCGGTTTCCGCTCGACGAACCGTTGGAAGAAAAGGCAGTGGAAGAAGCAGCCAGGGTCGCTGCGCTCCCTCACGCGGATCGTATTGTCACCAGCCCCGCCTTGCGCGCCCGCCAGACGGCCGACGCGCTCCTTCTCGAAGGGCGGATAGACCCATCGCTCCGCGACTGCGATCACGGTCGTTGGGCTGGCAGGTCGATCCAGGCGATCGAGTCGGAAGAGCCGGAAAACCTCATGGCCTGGATGACCGAGCCGGAGGCGGCCCCTCATGGCGGCGAGAGCCTTCTTGACCTGCGGAAGCGCGTCGCTGGCTGGATGGAGGCGCAGTCCGAGCAGGGCGGTCACGTCATCGCTGTCAGCCATGCGGCCGTCATCCGGGCGGCCGTCGCGCATGTGCTTCAGGCGCCGCCCTCCTCCTTCTGGCTGACCGACGTCGAACCACTCGCCATCCTTCGCATGACAAGCAATGGAAGCCGCTGGTGTTTGCGCTTCCAGCATTAGAGATTCCTTATTTTCTCCAGCCTTGCACAAGCAAATCGCGTCATCCCTGTTGAACCCGGTTTTGCGGGGACTACTTCCTTGTCCCAAGGAGATGGAAGAATGGCATATGATTGGAGTGGAGAGCGTACGCGGCGCCTGCGGTTGATGCGCGTCGCCACGTTCACGCTTCTGGCCGGTCTCATCCTCAGCGTTCCGCTGTTGATCGTCACCGCCTGAAGCACGAGAAAAGGCGAGCGATGCGTCAGCACGCTCGCCTTCGTTCTTCTGGGGCATCTTTTCGGCCTGAACCTGCAGCAAGATTTTTCTCCTGAACGGGACCGGCGAAACAGCGTCGGTGCCGATCCTGGCTGCATTGCAACGCTGCCGACGGCCAACCTCAAACTGCCCCCTCTGATAATTCGCCTTCTAGTTTCAACGAACATTTCAGATTTTTGTGATATCCCGGCGCGGGTGGAGATGGAGAAGGCATAATGCCGGTGTTTTTCCAGAGCAGGGCCGGAAGGCAATGCATGTCGATCGTCGGTTTGGGGATAACCCTCTGGCTCCTCGCTGCCTTGCTGCAGTTCGACGACAGCCTGGTTTCCTTCATGACCGCATTCGGCAACTACGGCGCCGACAAGCTCGTTCTGGGGCTCGGCATCGCCGGCGCCATGAGCTTCATCTATTCGGTCCTGCGTATTGCCGATCTGCGCAAGGAAATGGAACTGCGGGTCGCCGCCCAGGCGAAGGCCGACTGGACGGCAACTCACGACCACCTGACTAAGCTGCCGAACCGCTACGCCTTCGAGCGCAAAATTCTCTCACGGCCGGTCAGGAACGACGACGAAATCCAGGAATGGGACAACAGCGTCACCATCTTCTCCGTAGACCTCGACGGCTTCAAGAAAGTCAACGATCTTGTCGGCCACAAGGGCGGCGACGTATTGTTGATCGAAGTGGCTAGACGCATCTGCGCGCTCGGCAATGCCGATTGCGTCTACCGGTTCGGCGGTGATGAATTCATCATCGTTGCCTTCGCTCTGACGGCGGAGCGCGAGGAACGTTTCGCCAAGCTGTTGATCCAGGCCGTCACCCGACCGATTCATATCGACGGATTTGCCGTAGAAGTTGGCGCCAGCGTCGGTTACGATCGATGGGTCGAGGGCAGCGAACCGCTGGGAGACGCCGCCCATCGTGCTGACCTCGCCATGTATGAGGCCAAATCACGCGGCCCCAACCATTATCTCGTCTTCGAAACTTCGATGCAGGACAAAGTAACGGAGCGCGCTTCCCTGGAGGCCAGACTGCGCGCCGCAATCGCCACCAAAGCTATCAAGCCGTTCTATCAACCGCTGATCGACCTGAAGACTGGCCAGCTTTGCGGTTTCGAAGCCCTCGCACGCTGGATAGACGAGGATGGTGTCAACATTCCGCCGCCTGTTTTCATCGACATCGCCGAAGAAACCGGGATGATCACCGCCTTGTTCGAGGATCTCCTTGCTCAGGCCTGCAGCGATGCGCTCACCTGGCCGGCGCATGTCATGCTGTCATTCAACGTCTCCGCGGTGCAGATGGAAGACCGGCTGTTGACGTCCCGCATCCTTAAGGTCCTTTCCGCAAGCCGGCTGCCGCCACAGCGCCTTGAAATTGAGATTACCGAAAACGCGCTGATACAGGATCCCGCTGTCGCCGCCGTTATTCTCGAAGAGCTGCATGCCGCCGGCATCCAGATCGCCCTCGACGATTTCGGCACTGGCTATTCGAGCCTCGCCCAGCTCGCCCGCTACCGCTTCGACAAGATCAAGATCGACAAAAGCTTCATCGCCACTTATCGCGACGACGAACGCCAGGAAAAGATCGTCCGCGCCATGCTTGGCCTCGGCAGAAGCCTCAACATCAAGACGACCGCGGAAGGCGTCGAGGAACACGGCCAGCTTGCCTTCCTGCTGCAGCTCGGCTGCGACGTCGGCCAGGGCTATCTTTTCGGCAAGGCGATGCCCGCCGACGAGGCCAGCATCTTCATCCGCAATCGTAATGCCAATCTGGCATCGAGGGCCTGACCCCCGCGCAATTCAGCAGACTGCCCAAGCTTCGGGTCGCCCCCTACGCATCGTCAGCATAACTCGCGCCGGCCGGCCATTGCAGGCCGGAGTTCTTGCCCTCATTGTGCCGTGAGATCCGATGACAGCACGGTCGGGGGTCGAGGCCGGCAGGCGTGGCGATCGGCCGAAGTGACGGCGACCGCCGAAGGATGCCTTTCCAGCGCGAGTTTTGGCGCTAAGTTCGGCCATCGTGACGACGGCGCGGAGTCTCTGAAGACATGTCATCCACCGACCTCCTCCTGACCTTCAATGCCGGCTCATCGACGGTGAAGATCGGCATCTTTTCAATCGAGGGCGCCGAGGCACGGCACCTCGGCAAGGGTGTCATCGATCTCCGCGCCGAACCGCTCTCCCTCGGCCTGACCAAGGGGTCGCAGAGAGTTGACATGCCGCTCAAAGCGAAGCTGACGGACGATCTGCACGGGGTCATCGACGAGACCTTCACGCTTCTCGCCGATCATTTCGATATGACTGCCGCTGCCGCTGCCGGCCACCGCGTCGTTCATGGCGGTGAGCGCTTCACGAGCGCCGTCGCGCTAGATGACGACGCTATCGAGGGGATCGAAGCCCTGATACCGCTCGCCCCCCTGCACCAGCCGCAAGCGCTACGCTTCATCCACGCGCTCCGCCATCTGAAGCCGCATCTTTTGCAGATGGCCTCCTTCGATACCGCCTTCCATTCCACGCAGGACGATCTGGTTCGCCGCCTCGCGATACCGCGGTCCTTGCATGACGAGGGGATCAAGCGTTACGGCTTCCACGGGCTTTCCTATAAGTTCATCGCTGGCGAACTTGCGCGCAGGGCACCGCATGCGGCAAAGGCCGTGGTCGCCCATCTCGGCAGCGGCGCCAGCCTCTGTGCGCTGGAAAACGGCATCAGCCGCGACTGCAGCATGGGCTTTTCGACCCTCGACGGCATCCCGATGGCGACTCGCCCGGGCTGGCTCGATCCCGGCGTCATCCTGCATCTGGCAGGAGAGAGAAAGCGATCCCTGCGAGAGATCGAGGATTTGCTCTATCACCGCTCAGGCCTGCTCGGCGTTTCCGGCATCAGCGCCGACACGCGCTATCTGTTGAAGGACGGCCGGCCGGAAGCGCGCCAGGCGATCGACCTCTTCACGCTGCGAATTGCCGGCGAGATCGGCCGCATGGCGGTAACGCTCGGCGGCCTCGATGCCGTCGTCTTCACCGCCGGCATAGGCGAGCATCAGCCGGATGTCCGCGCCGGCGTGGCGGAACGGCTGTCCTGGCTCGGCCTTTCGATCGACGAGAAAGCCAATGCCGCCAATGGTTTCATGATCAGCACCAGGGAAAGCCCCATGGCCGCCCATGTCATTGCCACGGACGAAGAACAGGTGATCGCCGATGAGGCGCTGTCCGTTCTTCGCGCCCGCTGATCCAAATCAATGGCGCGCCGGCGCCGGCGGCTAGAATTGACGTTGAAAGCATTTTCGAACGGGAGAAGCCCATGGAAAAGCATGTCTCGACCGCCGCCGCCCTGACCGATGCTGAACTCACCCTGATCGACCGCTATTGGCGGGCGGCCAACTACCTCTCGGTCGGCCAGATCTACCTGCTCGCCAATCCGCTGCTGCGCGAGCCGCTGAAACCCGAGCACATCAAGCCCCGCCTGCTCGGTCACTGGGGCACGACACCAGGCCTCAACTTCATTTATGCGCATCTGAACCGCCTCATCCGCGCCCACGATCTCAATATCATCTACATGTGCGGCCCCGGTCACGGCGGGCCTGGCATGGTCGCCAACACCTATCTCGAAGGTACCTACAGCGAAATCTATCCCGATATTTCCGAAGACACTGAAGGGATGCGCAGGCTCTTCCGACAATTCTCGTTTCCCGGCGGCATCCCGAGCCATGCGGCGCCGGAAACGCCGGGATCGATCCATGAAGGCGGCGAACTCGGCTACGCCCTCGTCCACGCCTTTGGCGCTGCCTTCGACAACCCCGACCTGATCGTCGCCTGCGTCGTCGGAGACGGAGAGGCAGAGACCGGGCCATTGGCCGCCAGCTGGCATTCCAACAAGTTCCTGAATCCCGCCCGCGACGGCGCCGTTCTGCCGATCCTGCATCTGAACGGCTACAAGATCGCCAATCCGACCATTCTCGGCCGGGCCGGTGACGACGACCTGCGACGTCTCTTCGAAGGCTACGGCTACGAGCCGTTTTTCGTCGACGGCCACGAGCCAAGCGACATGCATCAGCAGATGGCCTCGACCTTCGACCAGATCTTCGACCGCATCCGCGATATCCAGGTGCAAGCCCGCAGCGGCGCTGCGAAGGGCTGCCCGCGTTGGCCGATGATCGTGCTGCGCAGCCCCAAGGGCTGGACCGGGCCGAAGGAAGTCGACGGCAAGAAGGTGGAAGGCTTCTGGCGAGCCCACCAGGTGCCGGTCTCCAATTGCCGCGAGAACGAAAGTCATCGCAAGATTCTCGAAGACTGGATGCGGAGCTACGATCCCGAAGACCTGTTCGATGCCGATGGCCGGCTGAAAACCGATCTGCGGGCACTGGCGCCCGTCGGCAACCGCCGCATGGGCGCCAATCCGCATGCCAATGGCGGTTTGCTGCGCCGGGAACTCAATGTTCCCGATATAGGCGAATATGCGGTTGACGTGGTCAAGCGCGGCAGCGTCGTGGCCCAGTCGACGGAGATCCTCGGCCATTACCTGCGCGACACGATGAAACTCAACGCAGAGGCGGCAAACTTCCGCGTCTTCGGCCCCGACGAGACGGAGTCGAACCGCCTCGGCAGCGTCTTCGAGGTCACGAACCGTGTGTGGATGGAGGATATCGAACCATTTGATGTCCATCTCTCTCGCGATGGACGCGTCATGGAAGTACTTTCGGAACATCTCTGCCAGGGATGGCTCGAGGGCTACCTCTTGACCGGCCGGCACGGCCTCTTTTCCTGCTATGAGGCCTTCATCCACATCATCGATTCCATGTTCAACCAGCACGCCAAATGGCTGAAGGTGACGCGCGAACTCGAATGGCGGAAGCCGATCTCATCGCTGAACTACTTGCTGACCTCGCATGTCTGGCGCCAGGACCATAACGGCTTCAGCCACCAGGACCCTGGCTTCGTCGACCTCGTCGCCAACAAGAAAGCCGACATCGTCCGCATCTACCTGCCGCCGGATGCCAACACCCTGCTCTGGGTCGGCGATCATTGCTTGCGCACCTATGACCGCATCAATGTCATCGTCGCCGGCAAGCAGCCGGAGCCGCAATGGCTGTCGATGGACGAAGCGGTAAAACATTGCGAAGCCGGTATCGGGATTTGGCACTGGGCAAGCAACGAGGACGACACGATCTCTCCTGATCTCGTCATGGCCTGCGCCGGCGATGTCCCGACGATGGAAACGCTCGCCGCCGTCGATCTTCTGCGCAAGGCCATTCCCGAGCTAAAGATCCGGACCGTAAACGTCGTCGACCTATTAGCACTGCAATCCAGGGACCAGCATCCGCATGGCCTTTCCGAGGAGGCCTTCGACGCGATCTTCACCACAGATAAGCCGGTTATTTTCGCCTATCACGGCTATCCCTATCTCATTCACCGCCTGACCTACAAGCGCACCAACCACGAGAACATCCACGTCCGCGGCTTCGTCGAGGAGGGAACGACG is part of the Rhizobium bangladeshense genome and encodes:
- a CDS encoding sulfite oxidase-like oxidoreductase → MSDDQTPADSKLTNSKRRWASEGKFLTGRISRPDTERLPPGQHLVKNWPVLDLGQQPVISTESWRLEVRGLVETTLTLAWADFQAIEQSTRVSDIHCVTTWSRYDNKWNGVSTRDLLDRAMPNPEAAFVMLTSYDGYTTNLPLADFAAEDAILATSWEGLPLTPEHGGPMRLVVPHLYFWKSAKWLRRIELLAADEAGFWEKNGYHMYGDPWREQRYSDD
- a CDS encoding CbtB domain-containing protein, which produces MSDTTFAPVAAPTPIPAGDILPWGIFGGLLMLIVLYFVGTEEGAMALFNGMYVHEFVHDARHLLGFPCH
- a CDS encoding putative bifunctional diguanylate cyclase/phosphodiesterase, with amino-acid sequence MPVFFQSRAGRQCMSIVGLGITLWLLAALLQFDDSLVSFMTAFGNYGADKLVLGLGIAGAMSFIYSVLRIADLRKEMELRVAAQAKADWTATHDHLTKLPNRYAFERKILSRPVRNDDEIQEWDNSVTIFSVDLDGFKKVNDLVGHKGGDVLLIEVARRICALGNADCVYRFGGDEFIIVAFALTAEREERFAKLLIQAVTRPIHIDGFAVEVGASVGYDRWVEGSEPLGDAAHRADLAMYEAKSRGPNHYLVFETSMQDKVTERASLEARLRAAIATKAIKPFYQPLIDLKTGQLCGFEALARWIDEDGVNIPPPVFIDIAEETGMITALFEDLLAQACSDALTWPAHVMLSFNVSAVQMEDRLLTSRILKVLSASRLPPQRLEIEITENALIQDPAVAAVILEELHAAGIQIALDDFGTGYSSLAQLARYRFDKIKIDKSFIATYRDDERQEKIVRAMLGLGRSLNIKTTAEGVEEHGQLAFLLQLGCDVGQGYLFGKAMPADEASIFIRNRNANLASRA
- a CDS encoding phosphoketolase family protein, which produces MEKHVSTAAALTDAELTLIDRYWRAANYLSVGQIYLLANPLLREPLKPEHIKPRLLGHWGTTPGLNFIYAHLNRLIRAHDLNIIYMCGPGHGGPGMVANTYLEGTYSEIYPDISEDTEGMRRLFRQFSFPGGIPSHAAPETPGSIHEGGELGYALVHAFGAAFDNPDLIVACVVGDGEAETGPLAASWHSNKFLNPARDGAVLPILHLNGYKIANPTILGRAGDDDLRRLFEGYGYEPFFVDGHEPSDMHQQMASTFDQIFDRIRDIQVQARSGAAKGCPRWPMIVLRSPKGWTGPKEVDGKKVEGFWRAHQVPVSNCRENESHRKILEDWMRSYDPEDLFDADGRLKTDLRALAPVGNRRMGANPHANGGLLRRELNVPDIGEYAVDVVKRGSVVAQSTEILGHYLRDTMKLNAEAANFRVFGPDETESNRLGSVFEVTNRVWMEDIEPFDVHLSRDGRVMEVLSEHLCQGWLEGYLLTGRHGLFSCYEAFIHIIDSMFNQHAKWLKVTRELEWRKPISSLNYLLTSHVWRQDHNGFSHQDPGFVDLVANKKADIVRIYLPPDANTLLWVGDHCLRTYDRINVIVAGKQPEPQWLSMDEAVKHCEAGIGIWHWASNEDDTISPDLVMACAGDVPTMETLAAVDLLRKAIPELKIRTVNVVDLLALQSRDQHPHGLSEEAFDAIFTTDKPVIFAYHGYPYLIHRLTYKRTNHENIHVRGFVEEGTTTTPFDMTVLNELDRFHLAIEAIERVPGLKEKAKDALAAFRGKLAEHYDYVREYGEDMPEVRDWTWPTA
- a CDS encoding histidine phosphatase family protein, which encodes MNTRLTWICHGATAANRKARFPLDEPLEEKAVEEAARVAALPHADRIVTSPALRARQTADALLLEGRIDPSLRDCDHGRWAGRSIQAIESEEPENLMAWMTEPEAAPHGGESLLDLRKRVAGWMEAQSEQGGHVIAVSHAAVIRAAVAHVLQAPPSSFWLTDVEPLAILRMTSNGSRWCLRFQH
- a CDS encoding CbtA family protein produces the protein MVGNLLLRGMLAGLIAGILVFVFAHTVGEPLVDAAIAFEEANAQAAGEAAEPEIVSRATQAGLGLFTGVMAYCIAVGGLFSLTFAFVHGRFGRLSPRGTSAVIALAAFVAVVLVPGIKYPANPPAVGSSDTIGVRTELFFLMIVVSLASLIAAIALSRRLGERFGLWNGAIIAGIAYLVFIGAVLYLLPPINEVPENFSATVLWRFRATTLGMHAILWAALGLVFGVLAERHLVAKSGLRPALR
- a CDS encoding acetate/propionate family kinase; its protein translation is MSSTDLLLTFNAGSSTVKIGIFSIEGAEARHLGKGVIDLRAEPLSLGLTKGSQRVDMPLKAKLTDDLHGVIDETFTLLADHFDMTAAAAAGHRVVHGGERFTSAVALDDDAIEGIEALIPLAPLHQPQALRFIHALRHLKPHLLQMASFDTAFHSTQDDLVRRLAIPRSLHDEGIKRYGFHGLSYKFIAGELARRAPHAAKAVVAHLGSGASLCALENGISRDCSMGFSTLDGIPMATRPGWLDPGVILHLAGERKRSLREIEDLLYHRSGLLGVSGISADTRYLLKDGRPEARQAIDLFTLRIAGEIGRMAVTLGGLDAVVFTAGIGEHQPDVRAGVAERLSWLGLSIDEKANAANGFMISTRESPMAAHVIATDEEQVIADEALSVLRAR